The window GTGCACGGCGAAGGTCAGGCCGATGAATTCCGGGGTGATCATCGAGCGCCGGCTCCAGGTCTGGACGACCTTCTTGCTTTCGGCGTTCTTCATCGAGTCCACCTTCTTCATCAGGTGGTCGTCCACGAAGGGACCTTTCTTGATCGATCTCGCCATGGGAAGGGTCCTTTACCTACTTGGTCCGGCGGCGCACGATGAACTTGTCGCTGTCCTTGTGGCGCTTGCGCGTCTTGAGGCCCTTGGTCTTCCAGCCCCACGGCGAGGTGGGGTGGCGTCCGCCGGAGCTGCGACCCTCGCCACCGCCCATGGGATGGTCGACCGGGTTCATGACCACGCCGCGCACGGTGGGCCGCACGCCCAGCCAGCGACTGCGCCCGGCCTTGCCCGAGCTGATGTTCATGTGCTCGGAATTGCCCGTCTTGCCGATGGTGGCGCGGCAGTTCTGGTGGACCCTGCGCAACTCGCCGGAGGGCAGCTTGACCAGCACGTAGTCGCCGTCCTTGGCCATCACGGTGGCGGAGGA is drawn from bacterium and contains these coding sequences:
- the rpsS gene encoding 30S ribosomal protein S19, whose amino-acid sequence is MARSIKKGPFVDDHLMKKVDSMKNAESKKVVQTWSRRSMITPEFIGLTFAVHNGKKFIPVYVTDNMVGHKLGEFAPTRTYFGHKDKKGDKKAKR